The sequence tggtatctgttgtctACCTGATgagctttttttgtggtatctgttgtctACCTGATGAGCTTTTTTTGTGGCATCTGTTGTCTACCTGATGAGCTTTATTAGTGGTATCTGTTGTCTACCTGATGAACCTTTTTTTGTGGTGTCTGCGGAGCACTTAtcctgtgccaggccctgaactaagggcCGGGAAATacgcaatttaatcaggttgtcccacctgaagctcaccctttacgggtgaggtaactgaggcccagggaagcggagtgagttgcccaagctcacacaggtggcagggccgggattacaaACCAGTTCCTCTGCCgtccagccccgggctctttctatcaggccacgctcctcctcttcctcctctaactcctccctcctcttactcctcccttctcctcctcccaacgcTTTCCTGGCAGGCTCCGGGTGGCGGGGCATCGGGGGGCGGTGGGCGGAGAGATAAAGCCCggaaggggtgggcagaggggctggCAGGGTGGGCATTGCCAACAGGGCCATGGACAAGCTGAAGAAGGTACTGAGCGGCCAGGACACGGAGGACCGGGGCGGGCTGGCCGAGGTGAGCAACCGGGCACGCATTCTGACCGGACACATCCTCTCCCAACCCCCCCCAAAAGTTGTGCAggtgtccctccctcttcctcagactgtgagcccactgttgggtagggaccgtctctctatgttgccaacttgtgcttcccaagcgcctagtccagtgctctgcacacagtaagcgctcaataaatacgattgattgattgattcccttctcttccctctccatcccgcgcTGCTCCCTGGAGGGCCTCCCtcggaggagagaggtcaagggtcagggggatttggggggctggggtgggacctgggtccctcccactccacccacctcgcccttcctcccctctttgcCCGTGGAGAAGAAAATAGAAAATCAACAAAGCCGGGTATTGGTGTTAAACGCTCATTTTGAgccgagcactggagtagatactgtcTAATCCGTGGCACAgtccaatccagcgcttagtacagtgcctggcacatagtatatatgtttgtacatatttattactctatttattttacttgtacatctctattttattttgttagtatgtttggttttgttcgccgtctcccccttttacactgtgagcccactgttgggtagggactgtctctgtatgttgccaacttggacttcccaagcacttagtacagtgctctgcacacagtaagcgctcaataaatacgattgattgattgattagcaaataccataattattattatttattgagcaccgtactaggcccttgggagagtccactgccACAGAGTcagcagagttaggagacaccttccctgcccacaaggagctgacagataagaggtcattccctgcccacagtggagtgggagagaaagcaggcacatagttaagcgcttaacaaataccataattattattatttattgagcaccgtactaggcccttgggagagtccactgccACAGAGtcagtagagttaggagacaccttccctgccgacaaggagctgacagataaaagatcattccctgcccacagtggagtaggagagaaagcaggcacatagttaagcccttaacaaataccataattattgttatttattgagcaccgtactaagcccttgggagagtccactgccACAGAGtcagtagagttaggagacaccttccctgcccacaaggagctgacagataagaggtcattccctgcccacagtggagtaggagagaaagcaggcacatagttaagcccttaacaaataccataattattattatttattgagcaccgtactaagcccttgggagagtccactgccACAGAGtcagtagagttaggagacaccttccctgcccccaaggagctgacagataagagatcattccctgcccacagtggaggaggagagaaaacaggcattgaatcctcgttttgcagataaggggactgaggcccagtgaagtgacttgcccaaggtcacacagccagcaagaggcggagccgggattagaacacagggccttccgactcccagactcggGTGCTTCCCAACACAGCTTCTAGCGTTCAGCCCATTAGGTTTCAGTTCCACCTTCCTGATTGGTATGTGTCCTCTCAAaacgccctaataataataattatcactagaattattattatttctatgagCATTGTAGtacttgagctccttgtgggtggggaatgtgtctacccactgtagggtactctcccaagcgcttagtacagggctgtgcacacaagtgctcaataaataccactgttggattgaCTGCTGACAGTCAGATCAGAGCTTCTGGGGCAGTAAAGAATTGCGCTCTGCCCCCACCAAAGACCCAggcaggtgtagtggatagagcactttcggtgtcagaaggtcatgggttctaattccggcttcgccgcttgtctgccgtgtgaccttgggcaagtcgcttcacttccctggtcctcagttcctcgtctggaaaatggggattgagactgtgagccccacatgggacagggactgtgtccaacccgatttgctctggcacatagtaagcacttaacaaatgccataattattattattcataaccaAAGGCCGACCCATACCCCCCACTCCAGtatccagtagagaagcagcgtggctcagtggaaagagcccgggctttggagtcaaaggtcatgagttcaaatcccagctctgccatttgtcagctgtgtggctttgggcaagtcatttaacttctctgtgcctgttacctcatctgtaaaatgaggattaagactgtcagccccccgtgacacaacctgatcaccttgtaaccaccccagcgcttagaacagtgctttgcacatagtaagtgcttaataaatgccattattattattattatctaaaacagGCCTCTGCCCTAGCCTACTGAGAGCCTGACAGCCCTGTAGACTATGCACTGCAGATTGTTTATGACTCAGATCAAgctatcaatcctatttacttgagcgcttaccgtgtgtagattGCTGGAgtgaagcacttgaaagagtccaatacaacagagtcagtagataggtgtcctgcccacaaagagcttccagtctagagacttgtacattccctgcccacagggcatccatggactgttgggtagggactgtctctatatgttgccaacttggacttcccaagcgcttagtacagtgctttgcacacagtaagtgctcaataaatacgattgatgatgatgatgatgatgactagaaaACCACGTGGAAAAGATGAAGCGAAGCAGGCTATCGGCTCTGACACCTCCCCCTACCAAGTTCTTTTTTAAAGACTTTAGTACCTCTTCTGGACGTCTTGTCTGTTGTCTTAGGTTACCCGTGCAGAGTGATACCCTCGCAGGCCACTCATTCTCTTAACTGAAGGTTACGTTTCAGTCAGTGTACCCTTGTCTACTTTTTATCATAGCGTATTGCAGTTGAttaatttctttttcattttcccctccctctccttttttttaactttttggcTAGGGAGCAATTGGCCTAAATTACATTTTGATGTAATTGTTgtttgtattgagcacctactgagttcagtacctagtaataataataataataatgatggtatttgttaagcgcttactttgtgcaaagcactgttctaagcactggggggatacaaggtgatcaggttgtcccacgtggggctcacagtcttaatccccattttccagatgagatcactgaggctcagagaagttaagtggcttgcccagggtcacacagtagacacatggcagtcaggattagaacccacgacctctgactcccaagcccgggctctttccactaagccacattgtttctcctaatagagagcagcatggctgattggaaagagcagagggcttgGAATTAAGGCCTCCGGCTCACTTGCCCTGCAGCGTGAGACATTAGCAAGGTGCTTAtcctctctgggactcggttgccttatctgtataatgggtatgAAGTTCGCCCCTGCTCTCCGTCCCTcttagctgggacagggactgtgtccgatcttatcttgtgaagcagcatgacctagtggaaagaacccggacctgggttctaatcttgcctctgccacttgcttgctgtgtgaccatgggaaagtcacttcacttctctaggcctcagttacctcatctgtaaaatggagattaagatgtaaaccccatgcgggacagaggctGGGTGCAACCTGACAAGCTttcatgtaccccagcactttgtacagtgtctggtacatagtaagcacttaacaaataccatttttttttttaaggaaaatggatctgggttcttatccttgcctgttgtgggaccttgggcaagtcacttctctgtgcttcagggtcctcaattgcaaaatggggattcgatatctgttctccctcctacttgcctgcaagccccatgtgggccatgaacTGTGCCCCTCTTGTTgagcttagtgcttagaacagtgcttgatacagagtatgcacttaaataacattttaaaaaaatttcatttctgtcagcctcagtttcctcctctgtaaaatggggattaaatcctacaaccctcccacttaaaccgtgagccccatgtgggacggggattgcatccaacctgattaacctgtatccaccccggcacttcatacagtgccagACACTTAGTAAATGTTTCATAAGTGCCATAATTGTTAATCATTATTGTgtctcagtacagcgcttgagCCAGAAGGAGGACTTAGGAAATAGCATGGCTATTCGGTGGATTCTGGTCTTGTACAGGGCTGGGTGGGGAAGCCGGTTCGGTCACTGCAGCCTTTATGGACTGGTTTGGCTCCTGTTAGACCAGCACAGTAAAAGGGCCCTGCTggggaaaccaatcaatcagtagtacttgttgagagcttactatgtgccgagaactgtgctaaccttctcgctgttccTTGACTTCGTCTaactcgccgccgacccctcgcccgcatcctgcctctggcctggaacactctccctcctcaaatcttccagatgatttctctccccgccttcgaagcgttactgaaggcacactgaggccttctctgactgcgccctcctttcctctcccaatcaatcaatcaatcaattgtattgagcgctagcgcttgggaagtacaagttggcaacatatagagacagtccctacccaacagtgggctcacagtctaaaagcccccactcccttctgcgtctccctgacttgctccctttattcatcccccttcccaaccccacagcacttatgtccatatgtgtccgttttaattatattaatgtctgtttcctcttcgactgtaagctcactgtgggcaggaaatgtgtctacttattgttatatcgtactttcctaagtgcttagtacagtgcctggcacatagtaagtgcgtaacaaataccatttaagcaaaaaccaaagtgcttagtacagtgctctgcacccagtaagcattcaggaaatacctttgattaattccctgtgcctcagttttcccctctgcaaaatggggattaaataccagttctccttcatcatcaatcgtatttattgagcgcttactatgtgcagagacttcTGCCTTAGATGGTGGGACTGGAACTctgaccaacccaattatcttgtatcttcccctaccttttagaatagtgcttggcacatattaagacttaacaaataccataattattactattataattattctgaATTCCCTGAGTTCTCTTGCTTCTAAGTGCGATCTTCTTTGTACTTATTTGTCTGTGTCTTCTATCTCCTTGCCCCCCAGGTGATTGATACCCCTTCCTTAAGCTGGGGCACCAGAATTAAAGGTTTCATCGCGTGTTTTGCCATCGGCATTCTGTTCTCTGTGCTGGTAAGGTCCTTGGTTTCTAGCTGGATGGGTTGCTACTTTAGTCGCTGGGTGATTTCACACTGTTGGCGCTCAGGAAGCTGCAGAGATCTAGGggaggggaccagggtaggggagaggggagtTTTTGGGGttgactttattttattttttgcctcTGGTGATCCAGGGAACCTTCTTGCTGTGGGTGCCTTCTAAAGGCCTGACCCTCTTTGCCGTCTTCTACACGTTTGGGAACATCGCATCACTAGGAAGGTAACCCGATGGGCATTGGCAGGgcgggggatgagggagggtgtCGCTTCTCGGCCTTAATTTATTTCTTCGCTCCTGAGGAGGCCAGGCTGGCAGGGCCCTGCTGAGGAAACTCCAGGAAAAGCCAGTCCAAAGGGGCCCACAGCTGGGTCAGCTGATTGCATAGATTTCCCCAGGCATCTAATGAAGCTGGAGGGTTTTCAGTCAGAGCTGACAAGGGCCCAAAATGGCACCTCTCAGGCCTGTCGGGTCATCAAAGTCCCCCCCGGTCCCGGCCCTCACGCTCGAGGGGAAGATGGCACCTTTTTGTAGCTTCTCCCGCGCTGCCTTCGCTGGGCAAATCAGTTAGCTGCCCATCTTTCGAGAAGTCAGCGCGTTCTCAGAGACCACTGACAGCAGTCCTCTGATGGAGTGGTACCCCATGAGAACCAAGTCTCCCCCAAAGTCTGCAGGGAGACAGTGAGGGCGGGGCTCAGGGAGGCGCCGGGCGTTCGGGGCTGGGTTGCGTGGCGTTGCTTGGCGGCCGTGTTGTCTCGGTCTCGAGTGGCTGGGGTGCCTTGCTGCTTACCTGTTCCAGTACACTCTTCCTCATGGGACCCATGAAGCAGCTGAAGAGAATGTTTGAGATGACGCGCTTGATCGCCACCATTGTGATGTTGGTAAGTGACGCCTGCCTGCCTGGTTTGACTTCCCCTGTGAGGGGTCGGGAGTCTTTGCGGCCTCTGAGGGGAGTAGGGACCGTGGTGTAGaaaatcaaaaccaaaaaaacacgtGCACCCACGctgcacaagcagcatggcttaatgggtagagcctgggcctaggcgtcagatgttcgtgggttctaatcccagcttcgccacttgtctgccctgtgacatcacatctccgtgcctcagttgtctcatttgtaaaatggggttttagactgtgagccctttgcgggacagggactgtgtcttacctgattagtttgtgtctaccccagtgcttaggacaatgccagtacacagtaagcacttcacaaattcctTAAAAAAACACCCCTAAAAAacacactttgctctttccattaggccatgctgacccaaacaataacctgggttctaaaactggctctgccagtttcttgctgtgtgaccttgggcaagtctcttaactcctctgtgcttgtttcctttaATCCATCCCCTTTACTTAGAATTTTCCCCCAAGCATAagcctccccttcttttcctcccatcTTCTGCTGGGGCACATCCCTCTCCCCaggattcttgaggagtgatagatgtgggttgactttttttttaataggtgctccaagcagcagagtgaagtatggcctggaatgga comes from Tachyglossus aculeatus isolate mTacAcu1 chromosome 16, mTacAcu1.pri, whole genome shotgun sequence and encodes:
- the SFT2D2 gene encoding vesicle transport protein SFT2B, which produces MDKLKKVLSGQDTEDRGGLAEVIDTPSLSWGTRIKGFIACFAIGILFSVLGTFLLWVPSKGLTLFAVFYTFGNIASLGSTLFLMGPMKQLKRMFEMTRLIATIVMLLCLILTLCSAFWWKNKGLAVIFCILQSLALTWYSLSFIPFARDAVKKCFAACLA